The stretch of DNA GTACGCTTGCAGGCGTCAAACGAAACTTAAGAAACAGTGAACGTGTGTACCATTCAGACTAACTACCACAGGGACGAGAAAAGTGCGCCTGATAGGCAAAatcttgagaaaaagaaaataactaATAACACCAGAAAGAATATGCATGGAAAGAGAAATTAATTAGAAGGAGACTACTGGtactgaagaagaagcaagaagggGAGGCAGCAGCACCAATAATAAATCTTACCGGTTAGGTCCTGCAGTGACTGCTCGATCTCGCGGCACGCCATGACGGCCTCGACGGCGTGCACCCGGacgtgctgctgcagctgctcgcGGAACGAGCACAACAGCATCAGGTACTGCGCCTGCATCGATCGCCACGCATCAAGACATATATGATGCATATATAGGATGGAAGAAGAAGCTAGCAATCATCAGCTCGATTCAATGGAGGCCTAGCTAGCTACTAGCTAGATGCATGCCATGTCTAAGCTAGAGGGCATGCAATTGCAGTGTGGCCGGcaagcagagcagaggagggatTACTGATACACGTACGAGGAAGGAGTCGAGGTCGTGCTTGTCGTGCGGGGAGAGGAAGGGGCGGTGGTGGGCGGCGTAGGAGTGGAGGAGGCCGCTGGACTGCGCCAGCTGCGCGTCGATGAGGGGGAGGTGGTCGATGGGCGTCGCCACGCGCAGGCACCCCACGTGAGCCGTCACCAGCTGCTCGCACAGCGGGTGCACCGCGATCTCCCCCTTGAgcagccgccgctcctccgcctccgccgcggctgccgcggccgccgccgccgtggccgaagACGACGAGCactcggcgccgccggcgaagccCACGTCCATGCCCAGGCTCCCTCCTTGATCACCACCGCCCTGCATATATGTGTCGATCGACGGCGACGACCTTCTCCTCCCTTGCAGCCTCTCCTCCGATCCTTTAattgcgcggcggcgggcacctAATAGCTCGAGCAGCTAGCTTGCTCGGTCGTGGCGCTAGCTAGCTTTCCTGCTGCTGGCCCGGTTGGTGCTCCCGCCGGCCGGGCGGTTCGCGTGCACAGCGTTGGGTACGTGTGGGCAGCAGGCTGGTgaccagctagctagctagctagcatatGAAGCAACTGGGGggaggggcgggcgggcgggcagcgcccagcgggaggaagaaggattTAATGGGGAGTTAGTTAGCAAGGACACAAAGGAGGATGGTGAGGCGTCTTTTCGAGGGTTCCTAAGCCGGGGGGAAACGGCAACGCAAAAAGGCGGCCGCCCGCGACGGGACCTGCAGGCGGCTGAACGATCGAGCTGATGACGCCGGACCGGATCGGAGAAGAATACAACACGCGCTCTGGCCAggtgaaaagaaaaggaaggttGAATGAATTGCAAGGCCGGCGGGCGGTAAGAAAGatgagagagagacagagaagtGGTGATGGATGATCGAGGTGGGGGACAAGAGCTTTGGAATCTAAGCATGCCCAAAGAGGAACAACTAAATTAAGGAAGGTGCCTAGCTACATGTAGTAGCTAGCTTGCTACCAAGAGTTGCACCAATGTGTTTGTTTTTCTTCCAATATAATAAATGAAGGGGGGGTGGGGAGTGTATATACTAGCTTCTTCACATGGATCATGTGTGCCTAGCTACAGGTAAGGTGCATGCAtaaagtactccctccatcctcgAAATAATTGACGTTTAGGACAGTGCCAGGGTCTCCAAAATAcaactttgacttcttatttctctaaaaatatttttcaaaaagtgatatatgtatactttcataaaagtatttttcaagacaaaccaattcatataatttttacattttcaatctcaacaacttgagagttattcataatttatattctcaaggtttgactcaaaccttgtccaaaacgtcaattattttgga from Panicum virgatum strain AP13 chromosome 9K, P.virgatum_v5, whole genome shotgun sequence encodes:
- the LOC120647504 gene encoding homeobox protein knotted-1-like 3 encodes the protein MQGGGDQGGSLGMDVGFAGGAECSSSSATAAAAAAAAAEAEERRLLKGEIAVHPLCEQLVTAHVGCLRVATPIDHLPLIDAQLAQSSGLLHSYAAHHRPFLSPHDKHDLDSFLAQYLMLLCSFREQLQQHVRVHAVEAVMACREIEQSLQDLTGATLEEGTGATMSEDEDEPPMLEGALDMGSDGQDMMGFGPLLPTDSERSLMERVRQELKIELKQGFKSRIEDVREEILRKRRAGKLPGDTTSILKQWWQQHSKWPYPTEDDKAKLVEETGLQLKQINNWFINQRKRNWHNNSQTSTLKSKRKR